One part of the Constrictibacter sp. MBR-5 genome encodes these proteins:
- a CDS encoding nitrate reductase cytochrome c-type subunit, with translation MSFPARVSIRSASRWRAAVLLLAGLLGLAVAGTEAVSQGAPPGSTLSGPVQTSPRLTGHTPPMADVGAPPVPRWVTDDVRKMRAYPEQPPVIPHSIEGYQLSVNANRCLTCHKREFTEGSGAPMISVTHYMTREGQMLADVSPRRYFCTACHVPQAATAPLVDNTFRDMSTMGPKPAGSR, from the coding sequence ATGAGCTTTCCGGCACGCGTTTCGATCCGCTCCGCGTCGCGCTGGCGCGCCGCGGTCCTTCTCCTGGCGGGGCTGCTCGGGCTGGCCGTCGCCGGCACCGAGGCGGTGTCGCAGGGTGCGCCTCCCGGCTCGACCTTGAGCGGGCCGGTCCAGACCAGCCCGCGGCTCACCGGCCACACGCCTCCGATGGCCGACGTCGGAGCGCCGCCGGTGCCGCGCTGGGTGACCGACGACGTCCGCAAGATGCGCGCCTATCCGGAGCAGCCGCCGGTCATTCCGCACTCGATCGAGGGGTACCAGCTCTCGGTAAACGCGAACCGCTGCCTCACCTGTCACAAGCGCGAATTCACGGAGGGCTCGGGGGCGCCGATGATCAGCGTCACGCACTACATGACGCGGGAGGGCCAGATGCTGGCAGACGTGTCGCCGCGGCGCTATTTCTGCACGGCCTGCCACGTGCCCCAGGCGGCGACCGCGCCCCTGGTGGACAACACCTTCCGCGACATGAGTACGATGGGCCCGAAGCCCGCGGGGAGCCGCTAG
- a CDS encoding cytochrome c3 family protein codes for MAGLKRFLRQIWRLVSRPAATLSLGFLTLGGFVGGVLFWGGFNTALEVTNTEQFCISCHEMRDNVYEELTRTVHFSNRSGVRASCPDCHVPHEWTDKIARKMQASKEVWGHLFGTISTRRKFLDMRLELAKHEWARLKSNDSLECRNCHSEVAMDFSKQAPRAAEIHRRFLLSGEATCIDCHKGIAHELPNMEGVDPGWRVPPEFRGDVLPQAYHRHEMEKHLATFPAATR; via the coding sequence ATGGCAGGCCTGAAGCGGTTCCTGCGGCAGATCTGGCGGCTCGTCAGTCGCCCCGCGGCGACGCTCAGTCTCGGCTTCCTCACCTTGGGCGGATTCGTCGGCGGCGTCCTGTTCTGGGGCGGCTTCAATACGGCGCTCGAGGTGACGAACACCGAGCAGTTCTGCATCTCTTGCCACGAGATGCGCGACAACGTGTACGAGGAACTGACCCGCACCGTCCACTTCTCCAATCGGTCCGGCGTGCGGGCGAGTTGCCCGGACTGCCACGTTCCGCACGAATGGACGGACAAGATCGCTCGCAAGATGCAGGCCTCGAAGGAGGTGTGGGGTCACCTGTTCGGCACGATCTCGACGCGACGGAAGTTCCTCGACATGCGGCTGGAACTGGCGAAGCACGAATGGGCGCGGCTGAAGTCCAACGACAGCCTGGAGTGCCGTAACTGCCACTCGGAGGTGGCGATGGACTTCTCGAAGCAGGCGCCGCGCGCGGCGGAGATTCACCGGCGCTTCCTGCTCTCAGGTGAGGCGACCTGCATCGACTGCCACAAAGGCATCGCCCACGAGTTGCCGAACATGGAGGGCGTAGACCCCGGCTGGCGAGTCCCGCCGGAGTTTCGCGGGGATGTCCTCCCGCAGGCCTACCATCGCCACGAGATGGAGAAACACCTTGCGACCTTTCCCGCCGCGACGCGATAG